The Streptomyces sp. DH-12 genome has a window encoding:
- a CDS encoding HD domain-containing protein, whose protein sequence is MHTVVHLCAAVLAAGALGATLYHGVEDRSTALAFGTLVAVGELTRRGGRGIREAAPLAAAGSLAYALLGEVAGRPAHHGAAQVVTVVLAASLLGSVPHVGRGDGPALDPVTRRVLTVGFVAVCFHPLHARGTFDDLGGPGHALLLLVLLTLTALCDAVLAAALARSRTGWPFPPLLRDELRAVPGIGAAVVATGAVMALGVAVVGLWALPVFSVPLLLAQLSHRRYTAVRATYRQTIASLARATEIAGCTPPGHSRRVAALSQAVGRDLGLTEPELTVLEYAALMHDIGQLSLVDPVPAGATAGLPPDEQRRIALLGGAVVRQTGVDPRVAGIVERQADPYTEQPPAARIVRVVNAYDEKSREGGPTGPLTALEELRLGTAGEYAPEVVEALARVLSRDAEGTREQVDRSW, encoded by the coding sequence TTGCACACCGTCGTGCATCTGTGCGCCGCCGTCCTCGCGGCCGGGGCGCTGGGCGCGACGCTGTACCACGGCGTCGAGGACCGCTCCACCGCGCTGGCCTTCGGCACGCTCGTCGCGGTCGGCGAACTCACCCGGAGGGGCGGCCGGGGGATCCGCGAGGCCGCGCCGCTCGCCGCGGCCGGCTCCCTGGCGTACGCGCTGCTCGGCGAGGTCGCGGGACGGCCCGCCCACCACGGCGCCGCCCAGGTCGTCACCGTGGTGCTCGCCGCGTCGCTGCTCGGCAGCGTCCCGCACGTCGGACGCGGCGACGGTCCCGCCCTCGACCCGGTGACCCGCCGGGTGCTGACCGTCGGCTTCGTCGCCGTGTGCTTCCACCCGCTGCACGCCCGGGGCACGTTCGACGACCTCGGCGGGCCGGGACACGCGCTGCTGCTGCTCGTGCTGCTGACCCTGACCGCGTTGTGCGACGCCGTGCTCGCCGCCGCGCTGGCCCGCTCCCGCACCGGCTGGCCCTTCCCGCCGCTGCTGCGCGACGAGCTGCGGGCCGTGCCCGGCATCGGGGCCGCCGTCGTCGCCACCGGCGCCGTGATGGCGCTGGGCGTGGCGGTCGTGGGCCTGTGGGCGCTGCCGGTGTTCTCCGTGCCGCTGCTGCTCGCGCAGCTCTCCCACCGGCGGTACACGGCGGTGCGCGCCACCTACCGGCAGACCATCGCGTCCCTCGCGCGGGCCACCGAGATCGCCGGGTGCACCCCGCCCGGGCACTCGCGCCGGGTCGCCGCGCTCAGCCAGGCGGTGGGCCGTGACCTCGGTCTGACCGAGCCGGAGCTGACCGTGCTGGAGTACGCGGCGCTGATGCACGACATCGGACAGCTCAGCCTCGTCGACCCGGTGCCCGCGGGCGCCACGGCGGGGCTGCCGCCCGACGAGCAGCGGCGGATCGCGCTCCTCGGCGGCGCGGTGGTGCGGCAGACCGGGGTGGACCCCCGGGTCGCCGGGATCGTCGAACGCCAGGCCGACCCGTACACCGAGCAGCCGCCGGCCGCCCGGATCGTCCGGGTGGTGAACGCGTACGACGAGAAGTCCCGGGAAGGAGGGCCCACAGGGCCGCTGACCGCGCTGGAGGAACTGCGGCTCGGGACCGCCGGGGAGTACGCGCCGGAGGTCGTCGAGGCCCTGGCCAGGGTGCTGTCCCGGGACGCGGAGGGGACGCGTGAGCAGGTGGACCGGTCGTGGTGA